The Planctellipticum variicoloris DNA window TTGCCCTCTGGCAGTCGAACTACATTGCCGATCTGTTGCGGCAGGTCGTTCCGGACCGGGAAGTGGTCTTGGTCGAAGTTTCCACGACCGGCGACCGAGTCCAGACGGAAACATTGCGGGCGCTGGGAAGCTTCGGCGTCTTCACGCGGGAAGTGCAGGCGGCCATTCTCGACGGCCGGGCCGACCTGGCGGTGCACAGCCTGAAGGATCTGCCGACGGATGTCATTGAGGGGCTCTCACTGGGGGCGGTTCCGCCGCGCGCGCCGGAGTTCGATTCCCTGATCCTGCCGCAAGGCTCGTCGCTGGCGCCGACGCTGGATGCCCTGCCTCAAGGCGCCAGGGTCGGGACCGGCAGTCCGCGGCGGCAGGCCCAGCTCAAAATGCTGCGGCCCGATCTGGTGCTGTCGGAAGTGCGGGGGAACGTCGACACGCGATTGAAGAAGCTCGACGCCGGCGACTACGAGGCGCTGATTCTCGCCGCCGCAGGGCTGACGCGACTGGGCTGGAGCGGGCGGATCTCCGCCGTGCTGCAGCCGCCGGCGATGTATCCGGCGGTCGGTCAGGGGGCGATCGGCGTGGAATGCCGCACCGACGACGTCGAACTGCGGGGGCTGCTGGAAAAATTGACGGATTGCGCGACGCTGACTCGCGTGCTGGCGGAACGGAGCCTGCTGGCCACGCTGCGGGCCGGCTGCCATGCGCCGCTGGGAGTCAGCACGCGGATCGAAGGAGATCGGCTGTTTCTGGAGGCGGTCGTGCTGCCGCTGGATGGCAGCCACCGCTGGACGGCGGCGGCCAGCGGACTCGTCAGCGCCCCCGCACAACTGGGCGTCACGGTGGCGCAATTGCTGGTTACTCAGGGAGTCGAGCGAGTTCTCGGCCGGACGGAGTGAGTCATTCCGCTCGTCGGAGCCGCAGGCTGTTGAGGACGACCGACACGCTGGAGAACGCCATCGCCGCGCTGGCGAGCATTGGCGAGAGGAGCCAGCCGGTCAGCGGGTAGAGTGCGCCGGCTGCGATTGGAATCGCCACCACGTTGTAACCGAAGGCCCAGAACAGATTCTGGCGGATGATGCTCAGCGTCGCCCGCGACAGCCGGAGCGCCGTCAACAGGGATTCCAGGCGTCCGCCGACAAGGGTGATATCCGCGGCGGCCATGGCCACATCGGTCCCGGAACCCATCGCCAGGCCGACGTCGGCGCTGGCCAGTGCGGGGGCGTCATTGATGCCGTCGCCGACCATGCCGACCGTCTGCCCGGTCTGCTTGAGCCGGCGGACCTCGTCAGCTTTCTGCGCGGGGAGGACCTCGGCGATCACCCGTTCGATGCCGACCTGTGCGGCAACGGCCTGAGCGGTCCGCGAGTTGTCGCCGGTCAGCATGACCGGAACGATTCCCAGTGCTTTGAGCTGCTGAATGACCTCGGCCGCTTCCGGACGGGGAGGATCAGCGACAGCGATCAGGCCGGCGGGCTGTCCGTCAATGGCGACGAACATTGGCGTCTTGCCTTCGGCGGCGAGACGTTCGGCCTGGTTCACCAGCTCGGAAGACTCGACTGAGCGTTCTCTCAGCAGCGCGACGTTGCCGATCAGGATCTCACGGCCCTCGACGCGGGCGGAAATCCCACGGCCAGTGAGCGACTGGAAATCGGCGGGCGCGGTGAGCTCCAGCGAGCGCTGGCGGGCCGCGGCGACGATGGTGGCGCCGAGCGGGTGTTCGCTGAGCTGCTCCGCCGAGGCCGCCAGCCGCAGCAGCTCGGATTCGCTGACGCTGCCGACAGGAACAATGTCGGTCACGGTCGGCTGGCCGGTGGTGATCGTGCCGGTCTTATCGAGGATGATCGTGGTCAGGCGATGGGCGTGTTCGAGGGCGGCGCCGCTCTTGAACAGCACCCCCAGTTCCGCGCCACGGCCGGTTCCCACCAGGATCGCGGTCGGCGTGGCGAGGCCCAGCGCGCAGGGGCAGGCGATGATCAGCACGGCAACCAGCGTGTGAATGGCGAACGAGACCTGCTGTCCGGACGGTCCCAGAATCAGCCAGGCGATGCCGGTCACAAGGGCGAGGACCAGCACGATCGGCGTAAACACTCCCGCCACAACGTCGGCCAGCCGGGCGATCGGAGCCTTCGACCCCTGGGCGTCGCGGACCTGTTGGACGATCTGCTGCAGCACGGTGTCGCGGCCGACGCGTTCCGCGGCGAATTGAAACGCGCCGGTCCCGTTGATCGTGCCGGCATAAACGCGGGCATCGATCTGCTTGGCGACCGGCAGGCTTTCTCCCGTCAGCATCGACTCGTCGAGGCTGGACGATCCGGAAATGACCACGCCATCGACCGGGACCTTCTCGCCGGGGCGGACGACGACAATGTCTCCGACGCGGACGTCGCGAATCGGGCAGTCCTGTTCGACGCCGTCACGGATGATGCGTGCCGTGCGGGGCTGCAGGCCGAGGAGTTTGCGGATGGCGTCGCCGGCGCGGTGTTTCGCCCGCGATTCGAGCAAACGTCCCAGGAGGATCAGCGTGATGATCGCGGCGGCGGCTTCGAAGTAGACGGGGGCCTCCGCGCCATGTCCGGCGTGTGCGGCCCCGGCAAGCGAAGGCGCCAGCAGCACGGCCGTGGACCAGAGGAACGCGGTCATCGTGCCAAGGGCCACCAGGACATTCATGTCGGAGCCGCCGTGCCGCAGGGCGAGCCCGGCCGAGCGAAAAATGGGCCAGCCGCCGTAGAGAATGACCGGGAGGCTGAGAACAAGCTGCAGCCATGCGAAGGCGGGATGGTTGAACGCCGGGATCAGGCCGTGCGACATGGCGATCACCATGACCGGCGCTGCGCAGATTGCGGAGACCAGGAACCTGCGCCAGAGGTCGTCTGCAAGGGCGGCCTCTGCCTGCTCCTGTTGTTCCTCCGGGGACAGGTCGCTGTCCTCGGCGGAGACGGGCAGGACGACGCCGTATCCCAGGCCCTCCACTGCCCCGGCGAGCCGACCGACGCTGGTGCGGCTGCCGTCAAAGGCCACGGTGGCGCGGGAGGTGGCGAAGTTCACCCCCGCGTTGATCACGCCGGGCTGAGCCCGCAGCGCCCCCTCGATCCGCGCGGCGCAGCCGGCGCAGGTCATCCCGGTGACCGGGAACTCGGTCCGCTCGGCGGATTCCGGAGTCTCCGCGCCGGCGGATTCTGCAACCGGCGTGACGACGGGCAGATTGATGGCAAATTTCGTGGACATCGCTTTGGTCTCCTGCTGGGACACAAGAGCGTTCTACCCCAGTGTCGCAGAGTTGCAATGCGTCCGGCAACCGCAGAGAGACAGTTCCTGGCAGGCGATGCGAGGAGTCTCCGTCTCCTGTAGAATTCGTCAGTCAACATCTGTGGAGAAAGAGTCTTGGAAAGCCACCCGTTCCGGCTGCTGCGCAACATCGGTCGAACGCGACAGATCGTCACCGTACTGCTCAATCACGGTTTCGGCGACGTCGTCGACCGGATCGGCCTTCGCTCAGCCTGGAAACGCTGGCGGTGCTTCCTGTTTCGCCGCAAAGAAGCCCCGACCCCGCGACTGAAGACCGTGGAGCGGATCCGGCTGACGCTCGAGGCGCTCGGACCGACATTCATCAAATTCGGCCAGGTGATGAGCACCCGCCCGGACGTCGTCCCTCCCGACATGCTGACCGAACTGAAAAAACTGCAGGAGAGCGTTCCCCCCTTCGGTCCTCAAAAGGCCGTGCAGGTCCTGCAGCACGAGTTCGAAAAGTCTCCGTCCACGCTGTTCGCCGAGTTTGAAACCGAGCCGCTGGCGGCAGGTTCGCTCGGTCAGGTCCACCGGGCGCGGCACTTCGACGGCACGCCGCTGGCGATCAAGATCCGCCGGCCCGACGTGGTCCGGGACGTGGAACGCGATATCAGCCTGATGCAGGAGCTGGCGCTGCTGCTCGATCGGCACGTTCCGGAATCGCGCATCTTCGACCCGATCGGGCTGGTCAATCACTTCGCCCGCACGATCCGTCGGGAGATGAACTTCGCCCGCGAAGGGCGGACGATGGAAGAGTTCTCCCGGCTGTTCCAGGACAACGACATTCTGTACGTCCCGCGAGTCTACTGGGACCTGACGACCGAGGCGGTCCTGACGATGGAATTCGTCGAAGGAGCCAATATCAACGATCGCGCCGCTCTCTTGAAGCTGCCGAGATCGCCGGCCGAGATCGCCGGCGACGGCGCCCGGATCTTCATGAAGCAGGCCTTCGAGTTCGGCATGTTTCATGGCGATCCCCATCCCGGCAATATCCGGATTCTGCCAAACGGCCGGGTCTGCCTGCTGGACTACGGCATGATCGGCATGCTGGACGAAGAAACCCGCGAACAGCTCGTCGACCTGCTCCAGGCCATCGCCAACCAGAACGCCGATGCCGCCGTCGACGTGGTGCTGCATCTCGGAGAGCCGCGCGGCGAAATCGATATGGGGCTCCTCAAAATCGACATGCGGGACTTCATCGCCAACTATTACGGCGTCGAGCTCGAACGGATCGACGTCAGCCGGCTGCTGTCGGATTTTGTGGGCATCATGTCGACGCACCACATCCGCTGCCCCGGCAGCCTGATGCTCCTGATCCGGGCGCTGGTGACGCTGGAAGGAATCGGGGCCAGCCTCGACCCGGAGTTCAATCTGGCCGGGTATCTGCAGCCCTTCGTGGAAAAGCTGGTCAAGGACCGTTATCAGCCGCGGAAGATGGCCGAGCGGGTCTTCCGCGACGTCCGCATGCTGGCAGGCTCGCTGCACGACCTGCCGGTCCATCTGGGCAAGACCCTCAAGAAACTGGCCAACGACGACCTGCAGGTCCACCTGGATCACCGCGGGCTGGATTATCTGATCCTCGAACTCGAACGGGCCAGTAACCGGCTCGTGGTGGGGATGGTCGTCGCCGCGCTGATCCTGGCCTCCGCGATTCTCATCCCGGCGGGAACCAACACCTTCTGGGTCAGCGTGCCG harbors:
- the hemC gene encoding hydroxymethylbilane synthase, with the translated sequence MSPAPLRIATRASQLALWQSNYIADLLRQVVPDREVVLVEVSTTGDRVQTETLRALGSFGVFTREVQAAILDGRADLAVHSLKDLPTDVIEGLSLGAVPPRAPEFDSLILPQGSSLAPTLDALPQGARVGTGSPRRQAQLKMLRPDLVLSEVRGNVDTRLKKLDAGDYEALILAAAGLTRLGWSGRISAVLQPPAMYPAVGQGAIGVECRTDDVELRGLLEKLTDCATLTRVLAERSLLATLRAGCHAPLGVSTRIEGDRLFLEAVVLPLDGSHRWTAAASGLVSAPAQLGVTVAQLLVTQGVERVLGRTE
- a CDS encoding heavy metal translocating P-type ATPase, whose translation is MSTKFAINLPVVTPVAESAGAETPESAERTEFPVTGMTCAGCAARIEGALRAQPGVINAGVNFATSRATVAFDGSRTSVGRLAGAVEGLGYGVVLPVSAEDSDLSPEEQQEQAEAALADDLWRRFLVSAICAAPVMVIAMSHGLIPAFNHPAFAWLQLVLSLPVILYGGWPIFRSAGLALRHGGSDMNVLVALGTMTAFLWSTAVLLAPSLAGAAHAGHGAEAPVYFEAAAAIITLILLGRLLESRAKHRAGDAIRKLLGLQPRTARIIRDGVEQDCPIRDVRVGDIVVVRPGEKVPVDGVVISGSSSLDESMLTGESLPVAKQIDARVYAGTINGTGAFQFAAERVGRDTVLQQIVQQVRDAQGSKAPIARLADVVAGVFTPIVLVLALVTGIAWLILGPSGQQVSFAIHTLVAVLIIACPCALGLATPTAILVGTGRGAELGVLFKSGAALEHAHRLTTIILDKTGTITTGQPTVTDIVPVGSVSESELLRLAASAEQLSEHPLGATIVAAARQRSLELTAPADFQSLTGRGISARVEGREILIGNVALLRERSVESSELVNQAERLAAEGKTPMFVAIDGQPAGLIAVADPPRPEAAEVIQQLKALGIVPVMLTGDNSRTAQAVAAQVGIERVIAEVLPAQKADEVRRLKQTGQTVGMVGDGINDAPALASADVGLAMGSGTDVAMAAADITLVGGRLESLLTALRLSRATLSIIRQNLFWAFGYNVVAIPIAAGALYPLTGWLLSPMLASAAMAFSSVSVVLNSLRLRRAE
- a CDS encoding ABC1 kinase family protein, whose translation is MESHPFRLLRNIGRTRQIVTVLLNHGFGDVVDRIGLRSAWKRWRCFLFRRKEAPTPRLKTVERIRLTLEALGPTFIKFGQVMSTRPDVVPPDMLTELKKLQESVPPFGPQKAVQVLQHEFEKSPSTLFAEFETEPLAAGSLGQVHRARHFDGTPLAIKIRRPDVVRDVERDISLMQELALLLDRHVPESRIFDPIGLVNHFARTIRREMNFAREGRTMEEFSRLFQDNDILYVPRVYWDLTTEAVLTMEFVEGANINDRAALLKLPRSPAEIAGDGARIFMKQAFEFGMFHGDPHPGNIRILPNGRVCLLDYGMIGMLDEETREQLVDLLQAIANQNADAAVDVVLHLGEPRGEIDMGLLKIDMRDFIANYYGVELERIDVSRLLSDFVGIMSTHHIRCPGSLMLLIRALVTLEGIGASLDPEFNLAGYLQPFVEKLVKDRYQPRKMAERVFRDVRMLAGSLHDLPVHLGKTLKKLANDDLQVHLDHRGLDYLILELERASNRLVVGMVVAALILASAILIPAGTNTFWVSVPIYLLSSLLAMWLVYGIFRSGRL